One window from the genome of bacterium encodes:
- the bamA gene encoding outer membrane protein assembly factor BamA, producing MRKLGPKLLGLALAGILFSHGGPLPAQDAEPGKTPLPPVPAAPPPETMPVEPNPIMGTIRSVKFDGLNFYSVEVANDIVGLDPGEVLTREKLENAINNLRKWGVFVKVEALVEYDDNNIDLTFETPEGYVIKDVKLKGNYPLLESRVRRTLFLIPGQIYDKAKLPEQLDRLDRIYEQEGYFDTTVLAIEDYDEKNREVTIELKIAKGKTYRLRDTEVEGNTALDERRIKTIIFTYSHYKPRQIKKDLDKIQGLYRKKGYVRARVRLEGESYDYDSRKVDVEVAVRQGKRVFVVFEGNEHYFDKELRKAITIYEDGDFDDFEVEISRNKLVKFYQERGYAEVKVEAERKKLDDENYRVTFRILEGPQRRIKAIQFQGNNEMDSGKLRDLMRTKENAIGDKGVYLGPLFQEDLKLITDYYAKLGWLDAKVLGWNRGFNAVGDKMILTIDLEEGARSKVKDLTIDGMPEKLKADVWPKLLSRPGEPYSPSRLDEDAQYMLIVLSNNGYPYAKIDKDVKRLEGADWDVKLHVDPGVHVTIGRVLFVGNALTKEKTLRRNMRFKEGSEFSTEKILQSQLNLRRLGAFDSVGIETLGLTDKNPVVHAVVRLQEKKSKIIDFEAGYNTDFGFSGKVVFNKLNMWGSGKNGNIKLQAGQEISRFEINYIDPRLFGTSLQLLIGTYAGFNRLPFYENFETGAFSTLFKDLGPYLSAYGAINFEFVDFNESKTIVEELRPRESADDNTRLATTLGVTYDRRDSYGDPRRGYYLNGSVTATNQFIQIGGNYVTARGNFGIWWSPFTKITFANALRVAKIWPLPGDTFIPADNRLYLGGDDTVRGFDQDSLLPTGGTFSLVHNFEMQMRVFGSFQVVGFVDSGIVVNNMSDINLFNWRHSAGPGVRYVTPVGPVRLDVGFILDPEPGDDWGRVHFTFGYFF from the coding sequence TTGAGGAAGCTAGGCCCCAAATTGCTCGGCTTGGCCCTGGCCGGGATCCTCTTCAGCCATGGCGGCCCGCTGCCGGCCCAAGACGCCGAGCCGGGGAAGACGCCCTTGCCGCCGGTGCCGGCGGCCCCGCCGCCCGAGACGATGCCCGTAGAGCCCAATCCGATCATGGGGACGATTCGTTCGGTCAAGTTCGACGGCCTGAACTTCTACAGCGTGGAGGTCGCCAACGACATCGTGGGCCTCGATCCGGGCGAGGTCCTGACCCGGGAAAAGCTGGAGAACGCCATCAACAACCTCCGCAAGTGGGGCGTCTTCGTCAAGGTCGAGGCCTTGGTCGAGTACGACGACAACAACATCGACCTCACCTTCGAGACGCCCGAGGGCTATGTCATCAAGGACGTGAAGCTCAAGGGCAACTACCCGCTGCTCGAAAGCCGGGTCCGCCGCACCCTCTTCCTCATCCCCGGCCAAATCTACGACAAGGCCAAGCTGCCGGAGCAGCTCGACCGGCTCGACCGGATCTACGAGCAGGAAGGCTATTTCGACACCACCGTGCTGGCGATCGAGGACTACGACGAGAAAAACCGCGAGGTGACGATCGAGCTGAAGATCGCCAAGGGCAAGACCTACCGGCTGCGAGACACCGAAGTCGAAGGCAACACCGCCTTGGACGAGCGGCGGATCAAGACGATCATTTTCACCTACAGCCACTACAAGCCGCGCCAGATCAAGAAAGACCTCGATAAGATCCAGGGCCTCTACCGCAAGAAGGGCTACGTCCGGGCCCGGGTGCGGCTGGAGGGTGAATCCTATGATTACGACTCCCGCAAGGTCGACGTCGAGGTCGCGGTCCGCCAGGGCAAGCGGGTCTTCGTCGTCTTCGAGGGCAACGAGCATTACTTCGACAAGGAGCTGCGCAAGGCGATCACGATCTACGAGGACGGCGACTTCGACGATTTCGAGGTCGAGATCTCCCGGAATAAGCTGGTCAAGTTCTACCAGGAACGGGGCTATGCCGAAGTCAAGGTCGAGGCCGAGCGCAAGAAACTCGACGACGAAAACTACCGGGTGACTTTCCGCATCCTGGAGGGACCCCAGCGCCGAATCAAGGCGATCCAGTTCCAGGGAAACAACGAGATGGATAGCGGCAAACTCCGGGACCTGATGCGGACCAAGGAAAACGCCATCGGCGACAAGGGCGTCTATCTCGGCCCGCTCTTTCAAGAGGACCTCAAGCTGATCACCGACTATTACGCCAAGCTCGGCTGGCTCGATGCCAAGGTCCTGGGTTGGAACCGCGGCTTCAATGCGGTCGGCGACAAGATGATTTTGACCATCGACTTGGAGGAAGGCGCCCGCTCCAAAGTCAAGGACCTGACCATCGACGGCATGCCCGAGAAGCTCAAGGCCGACGTTTGGCCCAAGCTGCTCTCCCGGCCCGGCGAGCCCTACAGCCCTTCGCGGCTCGACGAGGACGCCCAGTACATGCTGATCGTCCTCTCGAACAACGGCTACCCCTACGCCAAGATCGACAAGGACGTGAAGCGGCTCGAAGGAGCCGATTGGGACGTCAAGCTTCACGTCGATCCCGGGGTCCACGTCACCATCGGCCGAGTCCTCTTCGTCGGCAACGCCTTGACCAAGGAGAAGACCCTCCGCCGCAACATGCGATTCAAGGAGGGCTCGGAATTCTCGACCGAGAAAATCCTCCAATCCCAGCTCAATCTCCGGCGGCTCGGGGCCTTCGACTCGGTCGGGATCGAAACCCTGGGGCTGACCGACAAGAACCCGGTGGTCCACGCCGTCGTCCGCCTCCAGGAGAAAAAGAGCAAGATCATCGATTTCGAAGCCGGCTACAACACCGACTTCGGCTTCAGCGGCAAGGTCGTCTTCAACAAGCTCAACATGTGGGGCTCGGGCAAGAACGGCAACATCAAGCTCCAGGCCGGCCAGGAGATCTCCCGCTTCGAGATCAACTACATCGATCCCCGGCTTTTCGGCACCTCGCTCCAGCTCTTGATCGGCACCTATGCCGGCTTCAATCGCCTGCCCTTTTACGAGAATTTCGAGACCGGCGCTTTCTCGACCCTCTTCAAGGATCTGGGTCCTTACTTGAGCGCTTACGGCGCGATCAATTTCGAGTTCGTCGATTTCAACGAGAGCAAGACCATCGTCGAGGAGCTGCGGCCCCGCGAAAGCGCCGACGACAACACCCGCCTGGCCACAACCTTGGGCGTCACCTACGACCGCCGCGACAGCTACGGCGATCCCCGGCGCGGCTACTATTTGAACGGCAGCGTCACCGCCACCAACCAGTTCATCCAGATCGGCGGCAACTACGTCACGGCCCGGGGCAATTTCGGCATCTGGTGGAGCCCTTTCACCAAGATCACCTTCGCCAACGCGCTGCGGGTCGCCAAAATCTGGCCCTTGCCCGGCGACACTTTCATCCCGGCCGATAACCGGCTCTACCTCGGCGGCGACGACACGGTCCGGGGCTTCGACCAGGACTCGCTCTTGCCGACCGGCGGAACCTTCTCGCTGGTGCACAATTTCGAGATGCAGATGCGGGTCTTCGGCAGCTTCCAGGTCGTCGGCTTCGTCGACTCCGGCATCGTCGTCAACAACATGAGCGATATCAATCTCTTCAATTGGCGGCACTCGGCCGGTCCCGGCGTCCGCTACGTCACGCCGGTCGGCCCGGTCCGGCTTGACGTCGGCTTCATCCTCGACCCCGAGCCGGGCGACGATTGGGGCCGGGTTCACTTCACTTTCGGGTATTTCTTCTAA